In Microcebus murinus isolate Inina chromosome 20, M.murinus_Inina_mat1.0, whole genome shotgun sequence, the following are encoded in one genomic region:
- the CCL22 gene encoding C-C motif chemokine 22: protein MASLRTSLLVALVLLAVALQATEAGPYGANVEDSVCCRDFLRWPLPLRKVKEFYWTSHSCRRPGVVLLTTRNRQICADPRLPWVQKIINRLDK from the exons ATGGCCAGCCTGCGGACCTCGCTCCTAGTGGCCCTTGTCCTCCTTGCGGTGGCACTTCAAGCAACTGAGGCAG GTCCCTACGGTGCCAACGTGGAGGACAGCGTCTGCTGCCGCGACTTCCTCCGATGGCCCCTGCCCCTGCGGAAGGTGAAGGAGTTCTACTGGACCTCGCACTCCTGCCGGAGGCCCGGCGTGGT CTTGCTGACCACCAGGAACCGGCAGATCTGTGCGGACCCCAGGCTGCCTTGGGTGCAGAAGATCATCAACAGGCTGGACAAATGA